The genome window GCCCACGACACCCCCGGCGGCGGCGACGGCTGGGGCAAGAAGAGCTACGCCCCCGGCCAGGGCGCGGGCACGCCCACCGAGACCGACCGCTGCGAGTTCTCGCTGGACGGCGTGAAGTTCGCCGACTGGGTCAAGCTCGACGACCAGAACCTCAAGCCCACCGACGACGGCAAGGTCCACATCAAGGTCCGCGCCGCCGCCGACGCCACGACCTGCACGGTCTCCCTCGCGTCCTACCTCGCCCACGGCCCGACCTTCGCCACCTCCGGCGAGCAGGTCTTCGTCGACTTCGACACGGTCACGGTCAAGAAGGGCGCGACGGACTCCCTCGACATCTCCGTCCCCGACGCGGGCTGCTACGCGCAGATCGACCTCTACCGGGGCGCCGTGAAGTTCGACGGCAAGCTCGACGCGAAGGACGGCTTCGAGCACGGCGACGTCCCCAAGGGCCCGGACCGCCCGGTCATCAAGGACAAGCTGATCGCGGCCTGGAACGGCGGCACGAAGGACTGCACGTCGGAGGAGCAGCCCCCGGCCGAGGAGAACCCGCCCGCCGAGGAGCAGCCCCCGGCCGACGACCAGCCGCCCGCCGAGGAGAACCCGCCGGCGGACGAGCAGCCGCCCGCCGACGACACCCCTCCGGCGGACGCGACCCCGCCGGCCGGCGACACCCCGAAGACCGAGTCCTCGCCCTCCCCGTCCCCCTCGGACTCCACCCCGGCCGCGCCCAACCCCAACGGCGGTGAGCCCGGCGACCTCGCCGAGACCGGCGGCGGCAACGCCATCCCGATCGCGATCGGCGCGGCGGGCCTGGTGGCCGCGGGCGGCGTCATCTTCGTCGTCACCCGCCGCAAGGGCGCGAACCGCACGGCCCAGTGACGGACCGCCAACTCGTGTAGACGTACGCGGCGCCCGACCTCTGTTTCCGAGGTCGGGCGCCGCGTCGGCATGCCCTGCTCGTGCCTCGGCTCTCGTGCCTCGGCTCTCGTGCCTCGGCTCCCGTGTCTCAGCGCACGTCGACGTAGTCCCCGGTGGCCTTGGCGGCCGAGGTGGTGCCGTTGCCGCCGAAGGTCCAGCGCCAGTACCCGTCGGTGGTGGCCTTGACGGTGGTCTTGAGCGCGCCACCGCTCCCGCTGCTGACGGTCTTCACCGTGCTGTAGGTGTCCGTCCCCTTCTTACGGAACTGCAGCTTCACCGACCGCCCCGAGTACCCCGCGTTCTTGCGGGTCTTCCAGTCGGCGCGGGCCAGCTTGCCGGTCACCGTGAGCTTGGCGTTCTTCCTCACGGGCTCCGGGGCCGCGTTGACGCTCAGCGTGGCGAGCCGCCGTACGGTGAAGGTGGCGGCCGTGTTCGTGTTCATGAAGCTCGCGTCGTCGGCCCACACC of Streptomyces phaeolivaceus contains these proteins:
- a CDS encoding dihydrolipoyllysine-residue succinyltransferase component of 2-oxoglutarate dehydrogenase complex — encoded protein: MSIARRVIVSRLVGTGIAALALSAAVSGPAFAHDTPGGGDGWGKKSYAPGQGAGTPTETDRCEFSLDGVKFADWVKLDDQNLKPTDDGKVHIKVRAAADATTCTVSLASYLAHGPTFATSGEQVFVDFDTVTVKKGATDSLDISVPDAGCYAQIDLYRGAVKFDGKLDAKDGFEHGDVPKGPDRPVIKDKLIAAWNGGTKDCTSEEQPPAEENPPAEEQPPADDQPPAEENPPADEQPPADDTPPADATPPAGDTPKTESSPSPSPSDSTPAAPNPNGGEPGDLAETGGGNAIPIAIGAAGLVAAGGVIFVVTRRKGANRTAQ
- a CDS encoding calcium-binding protein — protein: MRSLAAVSSGALALSVFAVPAVHADDGPVITDVVVNGGAALALGPTAAKTFKVSVTARHSSGIDKMTIHVSLASFFDRQSDRGLTCAAVSATTSTCTGSWTVDTGGVYDNGAADDPWYVRTSVWADDASFMNTNTAATFTVRRLATLSVNAAPEPVRKNAKLTVTGKLARADWKTRKNAGYSGRSVKLQFRKKGTDTYSTVKTVSSGSGGALKTTVKATTDGYWRWTFGGNGTTSAAKATGDYVDVR